Proteins from one Mesorhizobium sp. M9A.F.Ca.ET.002.03.1.2 genomic window:
- a CDS encoding metal-dependent hydrolase — protein MKLTWYGHSAFRIETADAKILIDPYLVGNPSWTGGWEGPAEGVTHVLLTHGHSDHISGALEVLGKSGAMLVANFEVCMYLVGKGASDKKINPGNIGGTVDCGGFTTTFVQALHSSSFPGDNGQNTYLGNPGGLVLHFSEDKTLYHMGDTDIFSDMALINELHEPKIGIVPVGDRFTMGGAVAALACRRFFQFETVIPSHFGTFPIIDQTADKFVAGLEGSGVNVALPKIGETISL, from the coding sequence ATGAAACTGACCTGGTACGGACATTCCGCATTCCGCATCGAAACCGCTGATGCGAAAATCCTCATCGATCCCTATCTGGTTGGCAACCCGTCGTGGACGGGCGGCTGGGAAGGACCGGCGGAAGGGGTCACTCATGTCCTTTTGACCCACGGCCATAGCGATCACATCAGCGGTGCGCTCGAAGTCCTTGGGAAAAGCGGCGCCATGCTGGTCGCCAATTTCGAGGTCTGCATGTACCTGGTCGGCAAGGGCGCCAGCGACAAGAAGATCAATCCCGGCAATATCGGCGGCACGGTCGATTGCGGCGGTTTCACCACCACCTTCGTCCAGGCACTGCATTCGTCGTCGTTCCCGGGTGACAATGGCCAGAACACCTATCTCGGCAATCCGGGCGGGCTCGTCCTGCATTTTTCGGAAGACAAGACGCTCTATCATATGGGCGACACCGACATCTTTTCCGACATGGCGCTGATCAACGAATTGCACGAGCCGAAGATCGGCATCGTGCCGGTCGGCGACCGCTTCACCATGGGTGGCGCGGTGGCAGCCCTTGCCTGCCGGCGCTTCTTTCAGTTCGAGACCGTCATCCCCAGTCACTTCGGCACGTTCCCGATCATTGATCAGACGGCCGACAAGTTCGTGGCGGGCTTGGAGGGTTCCGGCGTGAACGTGGCATTGCCGAAGATCGGCGAGACGATTAGTTTGTAG
- a CDS encoding GNAT family N-acetyltransferase — MAIEIAIETPLQDDVRGLVEELNDTLLELTPPEHCYHMTVEQMADKETTVFIARDNGLAIGCGALKRHDGAIGEVKRMYTRPSHRGRKIGATIVERVEALARSEGLKRLVLETGDRHPAAWTVYERVGFLRCGPVLDYPDSEWSVFYEKSLV; from the coding sequence ATGGCAATCGAGATCGCCATCGAGACACCGCTGCAGGACGATGTCCGCGGGCTGGTCGAGGAACTCAACGACACGCTGCTGGAATTGACGCCGCCGGAGCACTGTTACCACATGACCGTCGAGCAGATGGCCGACAAGGAAACGACTGTCTTCATCGCTCGCGACAATGGCCTTGCCATAGGCTGCGGCGCGCTGAAGCGTCACGATGGCGCCATTGGCGAGGTCAAGCGCATGTACACGCGGCCCTCGCATCGCGGCCGCAAGATCGGCGCGACGATCGTCGAGCGGGTCGAGGCGCTGGCGCGCAGCGAAGGGTTGAAGCGCCTGGTGCTGGAGACGGGCGACCGCCATCCGGCTGCGTGGACCGTTTATGAACGCGTCGGATTTTTGCGCTGTGGCCCGGTGCTGGACTATCCCGATTCCGAGTGGTCGGTGTTTTACGAAAAGAGCCTTGTCTGA
- the gatC gene encoding Asp-tRNA(Asn)/Glu-tRNA(Gln) amidotransferase subunit GatC → MSVDVKTVKRVAHLARIAVSEQDAERMTGELNAILGFVEQLNEVDVSDVEPMTSVIPMEMKKRQDVVTDGSKAADIVANAPATEENFFLVPKVVE, encoded by the coding sequence ATGTCCGTTGATGTCAAGACTGTGAAGCGCGTCGCGCATCTCGCCCGTATCGCGGTGAGCGAGCAGGATGCCGAGCGCATGACCGGCGAGTTGAACGCCATTCTTGGCTTTGTCGAGCAGTTGAACGAGGTCGACGTTTCCGACGTAGAGCCGATGACCTCGGTGATACCGATGGAGATGAAGAAGCGCCAGGATGTCGTCACCGACGGCAGCAAGGCCGCCGACATTGTCGCCAACGCACCGGCGACCGAAGAGAATTTCTTCCTCGTTCCGAAGGTCGTGGAGTAG
- the ruvX gene encoding Holliday junction resolvase RuvX, which yields MSIITIEELPARLGGGKTLAGLDLGDKTIGVAVSDRGFAFAHPRPVIMRRKFSLDAAALLALLQKENAGAVVLGLPVNMDGSEGPRAQKSRAFARNMAGVTDLPFVLWDERLSTVAAERTLIEMDFSRRKRAGKIDSAAAAFILQGVLDRLQALGVDAWSK from the coding sequence TTGAGCATCATCACAATCGAAGAGCTGCCGGCGCGGCTCGGCGGCGGCAAGACGCTGGCCGGGCTCGACCTCGGCGACAAGACGATTGGCGTCGCGGTTTCCGACCGGGGCTTTGCCTTCGCCCATCCGCGCCCCGTCATCATGCGCAGGAAATTCTCGCTGGATGCCGCAGCGCTGCTTGCCTTGCTGCAGAAAGAGAATGCCGGCGCCGTGGTGCTCGGCCTGCCGGTCAACATGGACGGATCGGAAGGCCCGCGCGCCCAGAAATCCCGCGCTTTCGCTCGCAACATGGCTGGTGTGACTGACCTGCCCTTCGTTTTGTGGGACGAGCGGCTATCGACGGTAGCGGCCGAGCGGACGTTGATCGAGATGGATTTTTCGCGCCGCAAACGCGCCGGCAAGATCGATTCGGCCGCGGCGGCCTTTATTTTGCAGGGCGTTCTCGACCGGCTTCAGGCGCTCGGCGTCGATGCCTGGTCGAAATAG